A genomic region of Arachis hypogaea cultivar Tifrunner chromosome 5, arahy.Tifrunner.gnm2.J5K5, whole genome shotgun sequence contains the following coding sequences:
- the LOC112801727 gene encoding hypersensitive-induced response protein 4 yields the protein MGNTFCFFCGCIQQSNVGVVEKWGRFSRLAQPGFHFFNPLAGECLAGLLSTRICSLDVRVETKTKDNVFVQLLCSIQYRVVKENADDAFYELQNPQEQIQAYVFDVTRAIVPRMNLDELFEQKDHVAKAVLEELAKVMGDYGYSIEHILMVDIIPDPSVRKAMNEINAAQRMQLASVYKGEAEKVLQVKKAEAEAESKYLGGVGVARQRQAITDGLRENILNFSHKVEGASPKEVMDLIMITQYFDTIKDLGNSSKNTTVFIPHGPGHVRDIGDQIRNGLMEASSAQVNLD from the exons ATGGGGAACACCTTCTGCTTCTTCTGCGGATGCATCCAGCAGTCCAACGTCGGCGTGGTCGAGAAGTGGGGCCGCTTCAGCCGCCTCGCCCAACCTGGCTTCCACTTCTTCAACCCTCTCGCCGGTGAGTGCCTCGCCGGCCTCCTCTCCACCAGGATCTGCTCCCTTGACGTCCGCGTCGAGACCAAGACCAAG GACAACGTGTTTGTGCAGCTGCTGTGCTCGATTCAGTACCGTGTTGTGAAGGAGAACGCTGATGATGCTTTTTACGAGCTTCAGAACCCTCAAGAACAGATCCAGGCTTATGTCTTTGATGTCACTCGCGCTATTGTTCCCCGAATGAACTTGGATGAACTCTTTGAGCAGAAGGATCATGTTGCCAAAGCTGTTCTCGAAGAGCTTGCTAAG GTGATGGGAGACTATGGATATAGCATAGAGCACATACTCATGGTTGATATTATACCTGATCCTTCTGTGCGTAAGGCCATGAATGAGATCAATGCAG CTCAAAGGATGCAACTAGCTAGTGTGTACAAGGGAGAAGCTGAGAAGGTGCTTCAGGTTAAGAAAGCCGAGGCAGAGGCCGAATCCAAGTACTTGGGAGGTGTTGGTGTGGCCAGGCAGAGGCAAGCTATCACAGATGGCTTGAGAGAGAACATTTTGAATTTCTCCCACAAGGTGGAAGGTGCCTCTCCCAAGGAGGTCATGGATCTTATTATGATCACTCAGTACTTTGACACCATCAAAGACCTTGGCAACTCCTCTAAGAACACCACAGTTTTCATACCCCATGGCCCTGGCCATGTTAGGGATATTGGTGATCAGATACGCAATGGACTCATGGAAGCTTCCAGTGCTCAAGTAAATCTCGACTGA